agagttcggttgtaagccgagaaggaagagttcggttgtaagccgagaatgagttcggtattgagccgagAAAGGAgctcggtcttgaaccgagaaggtagaagcaacctagccgaactagccgttggagcagcagttagttagctgagatgtagcggttattcttcttgctttcttgattcttcttgtagttagttagtagcagttgctacgtgattatagagctttaaatagctcaccgtgtatgtagtttagaatagagtttaatcaataaagagttttccagttttctctccaagattatcatcttcaatactcaaagtgtgagtgtgtgtgttttctgcattgtgtgatctcatacaacagtgagtgtgtgtgtgatcttattgagtgtgtgaaagccttgtgtgcgtaaatcccaacatttttttgttaatatgTCTTTAATTTGTATAATTTGCCGCTAGCCAAACGAGACCCATTTATATGGAAGTATGACACACAACACTGTAATCTGAAAACAATCTGTTCTTCGTTTCCTGCCTATGAACGTAGCAAACACAACGTTGGTGAAACACGTAAATTCTGtatatctttatattttttatttgtcttgatTACACAATTGTTTTAATCTGTCATAacaattttatatattactacttTCTTTTTACTTAACTTTTAAATATCAACCCAGTAACTTTCATGCCCAAAACAATGGCGTATGTATGTAGCTTGATAcggataaattaatttttaaatataaacaataaacactaacaaacaaaattaattattaatcgTGGCCGTCTGACCCGGATTACTAGTataattaaaatggaatttAGCAATCTCGGTGACCTCGAAGTGAGATCCTCTATTTGTTTAATTATACTATAAGATCAATTAGGTTGAAAGTTAACAAGACGAAACGGTTTACATTCACTTGTCACTTAATAATATTTCATcacaatagtaaaataaaaaaataaagcagAGAATTAATGCGGCAATAAATGAGTCAAATCAAATACAATACACTCCGTCACCATTAGCGGCGTCATACCggcgctcctcctcctcctccatgcTGTCACACAGCGCCCTCCCCCTCGTCTCCGGCAAGCACACCACAAACATCGCACACACCGCAATCGCCACCCCAAACACGCCGTACGACAAAAACGCGTTTTTCCTCCCCGCCGCCACCAGCAGCGGGCTCAGCGCCCCGCCGAACACCAGCGCCTGCCTCACCATCGACACCGCCGAGTTCCTCACCGACGTCGGAAACAGCTCTATCGTGTAGATCAAGACGATGTCGAAGGCCGTGCAGGCGCAGAAAAAGGAAAGCAGCTCCAACACTATCTGCATCCCCTGCCAGCTCACCATCACGCAGCACACGCTGCATATCCCGCTCATCACACACAGCCCCAACACCGCCCCCTTCCGATTCAATTTCCCGATAAATAAATAAGTGTAGAGCGACGCCGGAAACTCCGATAGCGCGTTCAACGTCACGCTCAGATATAAATTCACCGATAAATTCCCGAGCCCCAACGGCATTCCATAATAGATCATCCCGATCCCAAACCCCACCACCATCATCGACACCAGCCTCCTGCACGACCATCCTTTGCTTAAAAGGATTTTCGCTGCCGAGAAGATGTCATTTTCATCCATTGCTCTCTCCTCCCCGCACTGGCCGAAGAAGCTCTGCGTCAGGCTGCTCCGATTCGTCGGAGCAGCCATGCTCCTTAACGTCTCCGCGAATTCCTCTTTTTTCCCCTTGATAAAAAGCCACCTCGGCGACTCAGGAACTAAGAACACGAGTGAGATCGAATATATCACTGAGGGAACGCACGTCCAGAGGTACATCATCCTCCACGAGCAATCTCGGGAGAAGAAGGCGATTATCGGGAGAGAGAGAAACCCTAGCGTGAAGCAAATGAATCCGACGATCCCGATGTTTTCTCTCCATTTCTTTCCGACGAGCTCCGTGGAGAGGACGAGCGCGCACGTGCCGATGGTGGCGCGGCCGAAGCCGCTGACGAATCGCAGAGCGGTGTAGATCCAGACGCCGGAGGAGAGGGCGGTGAGGACGCCGGTGAGCGACATTAAGAGGCTGGAGTAGACGAGCATCTTTTTGCGGCCGAGGGAGGAGTCGGCGAGGGTGGCGAGGGCGAAGCCGCCGATGAGGCATCCTAAGAAGAAGGAGGCGGCGGGGAGGCCTTTGATGAGAGAGCCAACACACTGGAGGGACCAGTCGGAGATGATGGAGGCGTGGGAGGGCGTGTCCCATGCCCACGCGGAGGAGGGTAGCTGACATATGTCGACGTTAGAGCAGGACTGGGCGGTGGTGTTGGTGCAGCTCCATTGGGGCTCGGCGTCGGTGAAGACGCTGATGAAGGTCTGCTGGGCGTCGAAGAACCAAGTGAATGAGACGAGGGTGGCTTGGAGGGTGTGCTTCCAGCCTAGGTCGCCGATGCAGTGCTCGATCATGTCGTCGAGGGAGGGGGTGCGGTGGTAATCCGGCGCCGGGGATTGCTTTTCCGGGGCCGGGGCGGGGGAGAGGAGGGGCTGGGGATCGGTCATGTTGGGAGAGTTAATGGTTGTGGTGAGTGGAGtctaatcaaatttatacagtATATGGTAGGATTctgttatttttaataaagtgtgtggTTGGTTATCTAATAAACAAGAATTTATTAAGATTCGTTTTAAAGGTACTATGTATCTGGTGCCACCAAACTATATCCTATTTTGAAAAACATACACCTACAAAACAagttaattaatactactactactatatactccctccgtcccatgttacttgcactgttgcttttcggctcgtcacagaCTCCTtatactatttatagtttaagttagaattaatgcatttaattaatatgttagtttaagttaagagctcccttattaagtgatgtctcattacacttaaaattctaatttaattacactaaaaaatcaatcccaaatttacggcctaaatgaaaagtgcgagtaacatgagactgagggagtataatattatgttttgtgtatatactatttattttattttaataacaaaaacattattaatatcattaatttgtttaattatataaaaaataagtttAATTCCTTTTTCTTTGTAACTTTTAATtctgttatttttaattaagtgtGTTTGGGGCTCTAATAAACAAGAAATGATTgagattttgttttaaagaGAGGATGTATCTGGCGTAGGGGTGCTTATTCGGCCGGTCCGGTTCTAGATTTTGTTTTAAAGATAGGATGTATCTGGCGTAGGGGTGCTTATTCGGCCGGTTCCGGTTAGAACCGGACTGGTTGACCGGTTAACTGGTTACAAAATTTTCTAAATTCAAGAATCGGAACCGACCGGTTTCGGTTTGGAACTGGTCGGTTAAgaaccggccggttccggctTGGAACCGAAGAACCGGTTCGTTatctaattttaattcaaattttactcgaataaaaatttaaataattctatacccaaaaaaattaataatccaacatctaaaaatataaaaatttatgaaCTTAATACCTAAAAGTACGAATAAACATAAGTCAAATAGTATAAACTAACAAAGCAACAATATTCATCATCCaataactaaaaatttaaacaattaaataCCTAAAAAAGTCCAACACCTAATAATATTCGACAAGTCAATACCTAAATTATAAAATAGGGTTAAGAAACTtgaataatagtaatagtatattaagttatattaatatgaaattataaaatataaaataaattaaatttattctgGTTCCCGGTTAGGAACCGGTCGATACCGATTAGAACAGGAACCGATTTTATCAAAATTCAGAACCGGTACCGGTTCTGGTTCCTCACTTAACCGGTCGGTTTCAGTTAACCGAGAACCGGAGAACCGGTTAATCACCCCAGTTCTGGCGCCACTAAACTATATcctattttgaaaaatataaatctacaaaataagcATACTGAGAATGATGTTTGTATATTTGCGAtatgtttaaaataaaatattacatgCTCTGGCCATCAATACAAATTCTATATTGCCATTTTAGTTCTATCGTCATTAAAGTCACATTTAGAATTTACTAAAAAATGCCAATATCTTTATCTTTACTTTTCTCTAATACATTAAATGCCATTataaaagttttaaaaattaattaaatcagaCAATTAAATAGCACAGCAACCAAAGTGGGATGCTGTATATTTTTCATATAATATAAAGtcaaatagtagtaatttttaaggTCAAACATGAGACGAGACTTCTAAAAACTTCATAATGAAGAGACCCTTTTTATGGTAGTACTTTTAGGATACAATTGTACTAGAATTTggttaaatttcaaaattttaaaaatatgtattccTTAAATCATTGTCCAGAAATATCTTAAATTTGCAATCAGGAGAGGCCCATTTTATGGTTCACAAATATATGTACAAACGTATGCTATTATTTTAATAACTGAAAATTATTGAtgtcttaatttaattaattatttaaaataagtaattcctttttatttataacttttTATATACGTGTAAAAATATGAATACTACACATTAGAATGAGGAAataaacaaacaagatgcatcATAGAATTATCCCAAAATGATGAGTATTTAATGATTACTAATTAACCAAAAAAACACGGAGAGGTCATTATTAATCAGTTTTAGTTTATAaaatttgggtttaatgtcatttttatatcattttagctcatcatttattaaaatgacctaaaaatatactaacaataacctaaaaatataaaacgCATGATTTTGTTCTGCGTTTTTGTATTAAGATTTAATTtttcatagatcaaaaccctatatatatatatatatatgtatgtaccccttaagtatataactagagaacaaatttcagccacaagatcaagaaattAAGGGCTAAGATTACTTTTAGAATTCTAGCATTATATTCATCTTTTGATTcactatatgaataatttagttCACTCGAGGGTATATTGGTCATTTTGCTGAATTAAAATGAGGTGGGTCTTCTTTTTCCCTAATTTGAACATTCCACTTCCGGTCTCTTCTCTAaacctccttctctctctctcgaatACATAGGGTTCCGCCACCGTGACCTCCATTCTTCGTCATGTTTCCTCCATTCCAACCGTTATTTCCT
This DNA window, taken from Salvia splendens isolate huo1 chromosome 18, SspV2, whole genome shotgun sequence, encodes the following:
- the LOC121776625 gene encoding organic cation/carnitine transporter 3-like, yielding MTDPQPLLSPAPAPEKQSPAPDYHRTPSLDDMIEHCIGDLGWKHTLQATLVSFTWFFDAQQTFISVFTDAEPQWSCTNTTAQSCSNVDICQLPSSAWAWDTPSHASIISDWSLQCVGSLIKGLPAASFFLGCLIGGFALATLADSSLGRKKMLVYSSLLMSLTGVLTALSSGVWIYTALRFVSGFGRATIGTCALVLSTELVGKKWRENIGIVGFICFTLGFLSLPIIAFFSRDCSWRMMYLWTCVPSVIYSISLVFLVPESPRWLFIKGKKEEFAETLRSMAAPTNRSSLTQSFFGQCGEERAMDENDIFSAAKILLSKGWSCRRLVSMMVVGFGIGMIYYGMPLGLGNLSVNLYLSVTLNALSEFPASLYTYLFIGKLNRKGAVLGLCVMSGICSVCCVMVSWQGMQIVLELLSFFCACTAFDIVLIYTIELFPTSVRNSAVSMVRQALVFGGALSPLLVAAGRKNAFLSYGVFGVAIAVCAMFVVCLPETRGRALCDSMEEEEERRYDAANGDGVYCI